A stretch of Trueperaceae bacterium DNA encodes these proteins:
- the tmpR gene encoding bifunctional dihydropteridine reductase/dihydrofolate reductase TmpR, producing the protein MSGEPTAGPAGAGAAAERAASADGGVAAPAGRPAALVTGSAKGVGRAVLLALAEDGFDVAVHYRRSREEAEEVAAAARALGVSAVALRADVTVEGEARGLVDAAVAAFGRLDVLVNNVGDYHHGPLAELDGETWRYMLDSNLNSTFYTCQQAVPHLRRSPRGGRIVNVGYAGSQLVAARPGIVAYGIAKTGVILYSKALAKVEARHGLTVNVVSPGVLENSVTKPLREIPMGRVGTLGEVTAAVRYLVSPEASYVTGVTLEVAGGWNL; encoded by the coding sequence GTGAGCGGCGAGCCGACGGCGGGGCCCGCCGGGGCCGGTGCGGCGGCCGAGCGCGCCGCGTCCGCTGACGGCGGCGTGGCCGCTCCCGCCGGTCGCCCGGCCGCGCTGGTGACGGGCTCGGCGAAGGGGGTCGGGCGCGCCGTGCTCCTGGCCCTGGCCGAGGACGGCTTCGACGTCGCCGTGCACTACCGCCGCAGCCGCGAGGAGGCCGAGGAGGTCGCCGCCGCGGCTCGCGCGCTAGGGGTGTCTGCCGTGGCGCTGCGCGCCGACGTCACCGTGGAGGGCGAGGCCCGCGGCCTCGTCGACGCAGCCGTGGCGGCGTTCGGCCGGCTCGACGTGCTCGTCAACAACGTGGGCGACTACCACCACGGGCCGCTCGCGGAGCTCGACGGCGAGACGTGGCGCTACATGCTCGACAGCAACCTGAACTCGACGTTCTACACCTGCCAGCAGGCCGTACCGCACCTGCGTCGCTCGCCGCGCGGCGGGCGCATCGTGAACGTCGGCTACGCCGGCTCCCAGCTCGTGGCGGCCCGGCCCGGCATCGTCGCGTACGGCATCGCCAAGACCGGCGTGATCCTCTACTCGAAGGCGCTGGCCAAGGTCGAGGCGCGGCACGGGCTGACGGTGAACGTCGTGAGCCCCGGCGTGCTCGAGAACAGCGTGACGAAGCCGCTGAGGGAGATCCCCATGGGCCGCGTCGGCACCCTGGGCGAGGTCACGGCGGCCGTGCGGTACCTGGTGTCACCCGAGGCGTCTTACGTGACCGGCGTGACCCTGGAGGTCGCCGGCGGTTGGAACCTGTGA